One segment of Drosophila ananassae strain 14024-0371.13 chromosome 3R, ASM1763931v2, whole genome shotgun sequence DNA contains the following:
- the LOC26515600 gene encoding uncharacterized protein LOC26515600 isoform X1: MRVCVTGVFLIFTFLICTLGTQAQRGRRNNTRRPLFKQFNKTKKTTEANSTTSPFLNIKIITPPKITAPLTTTLKTTTPTTTTPTPTTANSTTPTTTTDNTKTENTTTPTATSPSTSISTSTSSSYLNIMEDTNRDNIVSYTYDIERLANVMHLSRFAANQSFYRLTNHSLDENFNCGYKTISKTSQGRYQEDSINKVKEIHITNGDVLPANTEAIITSCKTTKGKVLQINPQTFVNLKNQTKSQISQKQRPNILLIGFNGMTQKMISSALKDINMERWFKLQKFRRIGENYTYNLMALASGYSPSSIANLESTGSVPFIWKQFKSEGYVTALGEDIAFIRDLTLDFEEQPVDYYLRPFLQGIAESVELRNNTPNIENLLTSNYVLDYCEELLTMYAKSTNPFFGLFWTKISTGEAKESNLVDYFKRFKQLGLFDNTIVIFFSDHVCRPFLNIWLPDWFREKYPRMIRNLAVNKNRLSSPHDIYLTLRHILELSKDSPQNLIVPSQIFGCPTCQSLFEEIPNNRNCQSASNSENYCECANYVKISTKDAHKLPLGKLLVESLNQYLHKNKLQNICEEFTLDSVESVYQKKSYYRTRLRNYRVRFLTQPQMGSFLATVHYNLISKTLFNVNVSSFGRLNRYAEQSKCVIDEETKKFCICRNGRSERTVWKDPKYVSNLTLKEENAAPLRKISVLMDNLLEKVEKFEKKQSFLAENNQ, from the exons ATGAGGGTGTGTGTAACGGgtgtttttttgatttttacttttttaatttgtacATTGGGCACTCAAGCCCAAAGAGGCAGAAGGAATAATACCAGAAGACCTCTTTTCAAACAGTTTAATAAGActaaaaaaacaacagaagCTAATTCCACAACAAGCCCCTttctaaatataaaaattattactcCTCCCAAGATTACAGCCCCCCTAACTACAACTCTCAAAACTACAACACCCACGACTACAACACCCACACCTACAACTGCCAATAGTACAACACCCACAACTACAACTGACAATACTAAAACTGAGAATACTACAACACCCACAGCTACAAGCCCCAGTACTTCAATTTCAACTAGCACATCTTCCTCGTATCTGAATATTATGGAAGATACAAATAGAGACAATATAGTCAGCTATACCTACGACATTGAAAGGCTTGCCAATGTTATGCATTTGAGTCGATTTGCTGCCAATCAGAGTTTTTATCGACTAACAAACCATTCCCTGGACGAAAATTTCAACTGTGGCTATAAAACTATTTCGAAGACCTCTCAGGGAAGATATCAAGAGGACAGTATCAA CAAAGTAAAAGAGATTCATATCACCAATGGGGATGTACTACCCGCCAATACTGAGGCAATAATTACAAGTTGTAAAACGACAAAGGGTAAAGTTCTTCAAATAAATCCACAGACCTTTGtaaatttgaaaaatcaaACTAAAAGCCAGATTTCTCAAAAGCAACGTCCTAATATTTTACTGATCGGTTTCAATGGAATGACACAGAAAATGATTTCATCTGCTTTGAAGGATATTAATATGGAACGTTGGTTTAAACTACAAAAGTTCAGAAGAATTGGCGAAAACTATACATACAATTTGATGGCATTAGCCTCGGGATATAGTCCTAGTAGCATTGCCAATTTAGAGTCAACGGGTTCCGTGCCTTTTATTTGGAAACAATTCAAAAGCGAAGGCTATGTCACGGCCTTGGGAGAGGATATTGCCTTCATCAGAGACTTAACATTAGATTTTGAAGAGCAGCCTGTCGACTACTACCTCAGACCCTTCCTGCAAGGAATAGCCGAAAGTGTGGAGTTACGGAATAACACTCCGAATATTGAGAATTTGCTAACATCAAACTATGTGTTGGATTATTGTGAGGAGCTCTTAACGATGTATGCCAAGAGCACGAATCCATTTTTTGGACTATTCTGGACCAAAATTTCCACCGGGGAAGCGAAAGAAAGCAATTTGGTGGACTACTTCAAGAGATTTAAACAGCTTGGTCTATTCGATAATACGATCGTGATATTCTTCAGTGATCATGTATGCAGGCCTTTTCTTAATATCTGGTTACCGGATTGGTTTAGGGAGAAATATCCCAGGATGATTCGAAATCTGGCTGTAAATAAAAACCGTTTGAGTTCCCCACACGATATATATTTAACTCTTCGGCATATTCTCGAACTGAGCAAAGATAGTCCCCAGAACTTGATAGTCCCCAGTCAAATTTTCGGATGCCCCACCTGTCAGTCACTTTTCGAGGAGATACCAAACAATCGTAATTGTCAGTCAGCTAGTAACAGTGAAAATTATTGCGAGTGTGCCAACTATGTAAAGATATCCACAAAAGACGCTCATAAATTACCTCTTGGAAAGCTATTGGTTGAAAGTCTAAATCAATATCTGCACAagaataaattacaaaatatttgtGAGGAATTCACTCTTGACAGTGTGGAATCCGtataccaaaaaaaatcatattatAGAACACGTCTGCGAAATTATAGAGTACGTTTTTTAACCCAACCACAAATGGGCAGTTTTTTGGCCACCGTTCACTATAATCTGATATCAAAGACTCTTTTTAATGTAAATGTTTCGTCTTTCGGGCGTTTAAACCGCTATGCGGAGCAATCGAAGTGTGTTATCGACGAGGAGAccaaaaaattttgtatttgtcGAAACGGAAGGTCAGAAAGAACTGTTTGGAAAGATCCAAAATATGTTTCTAATCTTACATTAAAGGAGGAAAATGCAGCTCCGCTTAGAAAAATTTCCGTTTTAATGGATAACCTTCTGGAAAAAGTAgagaaatttgaaaaaaaacagTCTTTTTTGGCGGAAAATAATCAATGA
- the LOC6504826 gene encoding uncharacterized protein LOC6504826 isoform X1, producing MPTKNMFKRGTSISPGQLHYYHTDFFYSMPDINKSRKMHGVKRVLIFCLMIVILPAILIIMPLHLRKTVFADVIYPMAESDIIEIRAGISSIFCSKHTLRMNSNFNAFQLRNKPEISTNRKHIRLKKSMTLPDDTLEYWGFFLLAGAKVRVKFCSRFYGSRILIVKGQRELNLCGLTDHNKNKQDAKYVEGHEEQVKVFFEDNVEITEEKNNQDTMMEHENHGGEDLSDSPHLNLHFKQTVSQPEPEPEPKGFRKKLQKGSLPSNQDHNLGFHHADHILNAAIHHNQNDTTHHHGSKAPNPSDAPHKQRLKRHNNGIKKYQKRQELYEQLYKRSKRENVYDRKYIHGGNAINFTQTDESNSVSSFETGLLQCFKGDILLQEFFKPNNECSNPHIMDFSANTSAVAVHSVIEDGYYYYIFYSDNDYVRNELHAVFDIYKPTYQYSNLTESQSCLNTTNCTFNISFLSDEIVVVEVPTRDGIEHEEDDITNLISTCHPRSEIYALFPITVLVLILCCSFL from the exons ATGCCaacgaaaaatatgttcaaacgGGGTACTTCAATTAGTCCCGGCCAATTGCATTATTATCATACGGATTTCTTCTACTCAATGCCGGACATAAACA agTCCCGCAAAATGCACGGCGTGAAGCGGGTGCTTATCTTTTGTCTGATGATTGTGATTTTGCCGGCCATCCTGATTATAATGCCACTCCATTTGCGCAAGACCGTCTTCGCGGATGTCATCTATCCCATGGCCGAGTCGGACATCATAGAGATCCGAGCCGGCATCTCCTCCATTTTCTGTTCGAAGCACACATTGCGGATGAATTCCAATTTCAATGCCTTTCAGTTACGCAACAAGCCGGAAATCTCCACGAACCGGAAGCACATTCGGTTAAAGAAATCGATGACCCTGCCGGACGACACCCTGGAGTATTGGGGCTTCTTCCTGCTGGCGGGAGCCAAGGTACGAGTGAAGTTCTGCTCCCGCTTCTATGGCTCTCGCATCCTCATCGTCAAAGGCCAAAGGGAGTTGAATCTGTGCGGCCTCACCGATCACAATAAGAACAAACAGGATGCCAAATACGTCGAAGGACACGAGGAACAAGTGAAGGTGTTTTTCGAGGACAATGTGGAGATCACCGAGGAAAAGAACAATCAGGACACTATGATGGAGCATGAGAATCACGGTGGCGAGGACTTGAGTGATAGCCCCCATTTGAATTTACATTTCAAGCAAACCGTTAGCCAACCGGAGCCAGAACCAGAGCCCAAGGGTTTTAggaaaaaactacaaaaaggCAGTCTGCCCAGCAATCAGGATCATAACTTAGGATTCCACCACGCAGACCACATTCTTAATGCTGCAATACACCATAATCAAAATGACACGACACACCATCATGGATCCAAGGCTCCAAACCCAAGCGATGCACCTCACAAACAGCGACTAAAAAGACACAATAATGgcattaaaaaatatcaaaaaaggCAGGAGCTCTACGAGCAACTTTATAAAAGATCAAAGCGAGAGAATGTTTACGACAGGAAGTACATACACGGAGGCAATGCCATCAACTTCACCCAAACTGACGAGTCCAATTCGGTGTCCAGTTTCGAGACAGGACTGCTCCAGTGCTTCAAAGGTGATATCCTGTTGCAGGAGTTTTTTAAGCCAAACAACGAGTGCTCAAATCCTCACATAATGGACTTCTCGGCGAACACAAGTGCTGTTGCCGTGCACAGTGTGATCGAAGATGGTTACTACTACTACATCTTCTATAGCGATAATGATTATGTCCGGAACGAGCTCCACGCTGTATTCGATATATATAAGCCAACCTATCAATACTCCAATCTTACCGAGTCGCAGAGCTGCCTCAACACCACAAACTGCACCTTCAACATCAGTTTTCTGTCCGACGAGATCGTAGTGGTGGAGGTTCCAACGCGGGATGGAATCGAGCACGAGGAGGATGACATCACCAACCTGATATCCACCTGCCATCCGCGAAGTGAGATCTATGCCCTGTTCCCCATAACTGTGCTGGTCCTGATCCTGTGCTGCTCCTTCCTGTAA
- the LOC26515600 gene encoding uncharacterized protein LOC26515600 isoform X2 — translation MKQNRVLLWLIHFIILCILAKVAKKRTVDRTTVKKITTPHHHYIKTTQCHIPYYPIISKIKKHSASLNCSKDKSLISNRFDEKLQHYVLQINYPVAQLKLKVMRKKFPNLMGYNCTYREIRRLKNASAEEPMSLGEETAFEDGYVVPLHIEAMKVICRNELSEDLQMDTFAFVQPRRSIPLQKSWHRRPSIIMLGMDNLSRMTLRNNMPSLFENIKKQGWFEMQGYTRIGQNSLPNLMALLTGYSPDTWSNLQCKSNKHGCIDSLPLIWKRFQRKGYITAYGEGSSDISMFRMDKSGFVQGFLDFFARPFEKIPKTTDCVDRRMHIQFIHDYSEQFLKRHLNTKRSQFGFFWTNKVKQSNHEADNIAEPIWLDHFVRRKKQNLFSQSIVIFFSDKGPSGNAKGPDVLAETQPMLLIWLPPWFRVRHPEIVQALRINGKRLTSAYDLHLTLHHILELGERWPRAVRKLLDCPTCQTLLAPVPENRTCADAGISEKLCPCDRYQLLKPKDYKSVPLGKLLVKSINEYLYHQNLHEICSKLKMKSMESVHLRVDGNGTSGSTFRVVFTASPNNPQFSATTRFSHKHKNLEYINVASINRLNFYGNDSDCLRNLMGKKFCICLTRRIKDIPKTKKNEQIKQNPENLRNKKAPQKNTTKNEERKLNQTSKREPNLNFETISNVNPEEAGRKVKADLYNIPDIDQFAEIDQKIEIISV, via the exons ATGAAACAAAATAGGGTACTTTTGTGGCTGATtcattttataatattatgtATTTTGGCGAAGGTGGCCAAAAAACGTACAGTCGATCGAACTACagtcaaaaaaataactacCCCTCACCACCATTATATAAAAACCACTCAGTGTCATATACCCTATTATCCCAttatttccaaaataaaaaaacactcTGCCAGTTTAAACTGCTCCAAAGACAAGAGTTTAATCAGCAATCGATTTGATGAGAAGCTGCAGCATtatgttttgcaaataaattaCCCAGTTGctcaattaaaattgaaagtaATGCGAAAAAAATTCCCTAACTTGATGGGCTACAATTGCACCTATCGGGAAATCCGAAGATTGAAGAATGCTAGTGCCGAAGAACCCATGAG CTTAGGTGAAGAAACCGCCTTTGAGGATGGTTATGTGGTTCCCCTTCACATCGAAGCAATGAAAGTTATTTGCCGAAATGAACTTTCCGAGGATCTGCAAATGGACACCTTCGCCTTTGTCCAGCCCCGCAGGTCGATTCCTCTCCAAAAATCTTGGCACCGCCGACCTAGTATCATAATGCTAGGTATGGATAACCTTTCAAGGATGACCTTACGTAACAACATGCCTAGTCTGTTTGAAAATATCAAAAAGCAGGGCTGGTTTGAGATGCAGGGCTATACTAGAATAGGTCAAAACAGCTTACCAAACCTCATGGCCTTGTTAACAGGTTACAGTCCCGATACCTGGTCGAATCTTCAGTGCAAGTCCAACAAACATGGATGCATCGACTCCCTGCCCTTGATTTGGAAACGTTTCCAACGAAAGGGTTATATTACCGCCTATGGGGAAGGCAGTTCGGACATTTCAATGTTTCGCATGGACAAGTCGGGATTTGTACAAGGATTTCTGGATTTCTTTGCCCGTCCATTtgaaaaaattccaaaaacaaCTGACTGTGTTGATAGACGAATGCACATCCAGTTTATTCACGACTATTCTGAGCAGTTCCTTAAGCGCCATTTAAACACAAAACGATCCCAATTCGGGTTCTTCTGGACTAATAAGGTAAAACAAAGTAATCACGAGGCAGATAATATTGCAGAACCCATATGGTTGGATCATTTTGTGCGcaggaaaaaacaaaacctaTTCTCGCAGTCGATTGTCATCTTTTTTAGCGATAAAGGCCCTTCCGGGAATGCAAAAGGTCCAGACGTTCTTGCGGAAACCCAACCCATGTTGCTTATATGGCTACCACCTTGGTTTCGAGTACGCCACCCGGAAATTGTTCAAGCCCTGAGGATAAATGGAAAAAGACTGACTTCAGCCTATGATCTCCATCTAACACTGCATCACATTTTGGAACTTGGGGAGCGTTGGCCCAGAGCTGTGCGAAAACTGCTAGACTGTCCCACCTGCCAGACCCTTCTAGCCCCCGTACCCGAGAATCGCACCTGTGCCGATGCCGGAATAAGCGAGAAGCTGTGCCCCTGTGACAGATACCAGCTCTTGAAACCAAAGGACTACAAGAGTGTGCCCTTGGGAAAGCTTTTGGTAAAGAGCATCAATGAATATCTCTATCACCAAAATTTGCACGAAATTTGCTCAAAGTTAAAGATGAAGTCCATGGAGTCTGTGCATCTGAGAGTTGATGGAAACGGCACAAGTGGCAGTACTTTTCGAGTAGTCTTCACAGCCAGTCCCAACAACCCCCAGTTTTCGGCCACCACCCGATTCAGCCACAAACACAAAAATCTGGAATACATTAATGTTGCTTCAATTAATCGTTTGAATTTCTATGGAAACGATTCCGATTGCTTAAGAAATTTAATGGGCAAAAAGTTTTGCATTTGCCTGACTCGCAGAATAAAAGAcattccaaaaacaaaaaaaaatgaacaaattAAGCAGaacccagaaaatttgaggaATAAAAAAGCACCTCAAAAAAACACAACCAAAAATgaagaaagaaaattaaaCCAAACATCAAAGCGTGAgcctaatttaaattttgaaacaatttCAAATGTTAACCCTGAAGAAGCAGGGAGAAAAGTGAAGGCGGATCTGTATAATATTCCGGATATTGATCAATTTGCGGAAATTgaccaaaaaattgaaattatctCGGTCTAA
- the LOC6504826 gene encoding uncharacterized protein LOC6504826 isoform X3 has translation MHGVKRVLIFCLMIVILPAILIIMPLHLRKTVFADVIYPMAESDIIEIRAGISSIFCSKHTLRMNSNFNAFQLRNKPEISTNRKHIRLKKSMTLPDDTLEYWGFFLLAGAKVRVKFCSRFYGSRILIVKGQRELNLCGLTDHNKNKQDAKYVEGHEEQVKVFFEDNVEITEEKNNQDTMMEHENHGGEDLSDSPHLNLHFKQTVSQPEPEPEPKGFRKKLQKGSLPSNQDHNLGFHHADHILNAAIHHNQNDTTHHHGSKAPNPSDAPHKQRLKRHNNGIKKYQKRQELYEQLYKRSKRENVYDRKYIHGGNAINFTQTDESNSVSSFETGLLQCFKGDILLQEFFKPNNECSNPHIMDFSANTSAVAVHSVIEDGYYYYIFYSDNDYVRNELHAVFDIYKPTYQYSNLTESQSCLNTTNCTFNISFLSDEIVVVEVPTRDGIEHEEDDITNLISTCHPRSEIYALFPITVLVLILCCSFL, from the coding sequence ATGCACGGCGTGAAGCGGGTGCTTATCTTTTGTCTGATGATTGTGATTTTGCCGGCCATCCTGATTATAATGCCACTCCATTTGCGCAAGACCGTCTTCGCGGATGTCATCTATCCCATGGCCGAGTCGGACATCATAGAGATCCGAGCCGGCATCTCCTCCATTTTCTGTTCGAAGCACACATTGCGGATGAATTCCAATTTCAATGCCTTTCAGTTACGCAACAAGCCGGAAATCTCCACGAACCGGAAGCACATTCGGTTAAAGAAATCGATGACCCTGCCGGACGACACCCTGGAGTATTGGGGCTTCTTCCTGCTGGCGGGAGCCAAGGTACGAGTGAAGTTCTGCTCCCGCTTCTATGGCTCTCGCATCCTCATCGTCAAAGGCCAAAGGGAGTTGAATCTGTGCGGCCTCACCGATCACAATAAGAACAAACAGGATGCCAAATACGTCGAAGGACACGAGGAACAAGTGAAGGTGTTTTTCGAGGACAATGTGGAGATCACCGAGGAAAAGAACAATCAGGACACTATGATGGAGCATGAGAATCACGGTGGCGAGGACTTGAGTGATAGCCCCCATTTGAATTTACATTTCAAGCAAACCGTTAGCCAACCGGAGCCAGAACCAGAGCCCAAGGGTTTTAggaaaaaactacaaaaaggCAGTCTGCCCAGCAATCAGGATCATAACTTAGGATTCCACCACGCAGACCACATTCTTAATGCTGCAATACACCATAATCAAAATGACACGACACACCATCATGGATCCAAGGCTCCAAACCCAAGCGATGCACCTCACAAACAGCGACTAAAAAGACACAATAATGgcattaaaaaatatcaaaaaaggCAGGAGCTCTACGAGCAACTTTATAAAAGATCAAAGCGAGAGAATGTTTACGACAGGAAGTACATACACGGAGGCAATGCCATCAACTTCACCCAAACTGACGAGTCCAATTCGGTGTCCAGTTTCGAGACAGGACTGCTCCAGTGCTTCAAAGGTGATATCCTGTTGCAGGAGTTTTTTAAGCCAAACAACGAGTGCTCAAATCCTCACATAATGGACTTCTCGGCGAACACAAGTGCTGTTGCCGTGCACAGTGTGATCGAAGATGGTTACTACTACTACATCTTCTATAGCGATAATGATTATGTCCGGAACGAGCTCCACGCTGTATTCGATATATATAAGCCAACCTATCAATACTCCAATCTTACCGAGTCGCAGAGCTGCCTCAACACCACAAACTGCACCTTCAACATCAGTTTTCTGTCCGACGAGATCGTAGTGGTGGAGGTTCCAACGCGGGATGGAATCGAGCACGAGGAGGATGACATCACCAACCTGATATCCACCTGCCATCCGCGAAGTGAGATCTATGCCCTGTTCCCCATAACTGTGCTGGTCCTGATCCTGTGCTGCTCCTTCCTGTAA
- the LOC6504826 gene encoding uncharacterized protein LOC6504826 isoform X2, producing MQPLTEYHFEESRKMHGVKRVLIFCLMIVILPAILIIMPLHLRKTVFADVIYPMAESDIIEIRAGISSIFCSKHTLRMNSNFNAFQLRNKPEISTNRKHIRLKKSMTLPDDTLEYWGFFLLAGAKVRVKFCSRFYGSRILIVKGQRELNLCGLTDHNKNKQDAKYVEGHEEQVKVFFEDNVEITEEKNNQDTMMEHENHGGEDLSDSPHLNLHFKQTVSQPEPEPEPKGFRKKLQKGSLPSNQDHNLGFHHADHILNAAIHHNQNDTTHHHGSKAPNPSDAPHKQRLKRHNNGIKKYQKRQELYEQLYKRSKRENVYDRKYIHGGNAINFTQTDESNSVSSFETGLLQCFKGDILLQEFFKPNNECSNPHIMDFSANTSAVAVHSVIEDGYYYYIFYSDNDYVRNELHAVFDIYKPTYQYSNLTESQSCLNTTNCTFNISFLSDEIVVVEVPTRDGIEHEEDDITNLISTCHPRSEIYALFPITVLVLILCCSFL from the exons ATGCAGCCCCTAACGGAATATCACTTTGAAG agTCCCGCAAAATGCACGGCGTGAAGCGGGTGCTTATCTTTTGTCTGATGATTGTGATTTTGCCGGCCATCCTGATTATAATGCCACTCCATTTGCGCAAGACCGTCTTCGCGGATGTCATCTATCCCATGGCCGAGTCGGACATCATAGAGATCCGAGCCGGCATCTCCTCCATTTTCTGTTCGAAGCACACATTGCGGATGAATTCCAATTTCAATGCCTTTCAGTTACGCAACAAGCCGGAAATCTCCACGAACCGGAAGCACATTCGGTTAAAGAAATCGATGACCCTGCCGGACGACACCCTGGAGTATTGGGGCTTCTTCCTGCTGGCGGGAGCCAAGGTACGAGTGAAGTTCTGCTCCCGCTTCTATGGCTCTCGCATCCTCATCGTCAAAGGCCAAAGGGAGTTGAATCTGTGCGGCCTCACCGATCACAATAAGAACAAACAGGATGCCAAATACGTCGAAGGACACGAGGAACAAGTGAAGGTGTTTTTCGAGGACAATGTGGAGATCACCGAGGAAAAGAACAATCAGGACACTATGATGGAGCATGAGAATCACGGTGGCGAGGACTTGAGTGATAGCCCCCATTTGAATTTACATTTCAAGCAAACCGTTAGCCAACCGGAGCCAGAACCAGAGCCCAAGGGTTTTAggaaaaaactacaaaaaggCAGTCTGCCCAGCAATCAGGATCATAACTTAGGATTCCACCACGCAGACCACATTCTTAATGCTGCAATACACCATAATCAAAATGACACGACACACCATCATGGATCCAAGGCTCCAAACCCAAGCGATGCACCTCACAAACAGCGACTAAAAAGACACAATAATGgcattaaaaaatatcaaaaaaggCAGGAGCTCTACGAGCAACTTTATAAAAGATCAAAGCGAGAGAATGTTTACGACAGGAAGTACATACACGGAGGCAATGCCATCAACTTCACCCAAACTGACGAGTCCAATTCGGTGTCCAGTTTCGAGACAGGACTGCTCCAGTGCTTCAAAGGTGATATCCTGTTGCAGGAGTTTTTTAAGCCAAACAACGAGTGCTCAAATCCTCACATAATGGACTTCTCGGCGAACACAAGTGCTGTTGCCGTGCACAGTGTGATCGAAGATGGTTACTACTACTACATCTTCTATAGCGATAATGATTATGTCCGGAACGAGCTCCACGCTGTATTCGATATATATAAGCCAACCTATCAATACTCCAATCTTACCGAGTCGCAGAGCTGCCTCAACACCACAAACTGCACCTTCAACATCAGTTTTCTGTCCGACGAGATCGTAGTGGTGGAGGTTCCAACGCGGGATGGAATCGAGCACGAGGAGGATGACATCACCAACCTGATATCCACCTGCCATCCGCGAAGTGAGATCTATGCCCTGTTCCCCATAACTGTGCTGGTCCTGATCCTGTGCTGCTCCTTCCTGTAA